Proteins encoded within one genomic window of Desulfurella sp.:
- the nth gene encoding endonuclease III codes for MKAPINKIVETLREIYPSLQEPIVTEVAREGNPFFVLISTILSLRTKDKTTKEATQRLLSVAKTPNEMLKLTQEQIAKLIYPVGFYNVKAKNILEVCKILVEKYDSKVPDSLEDLLGLPNVGRKTANLVLSKGFNIPAICVDIHVHRISNRLGIVKTKTPIQTEFELMKVLPKKYWIEYNDLLVPFGQNICTPISPFCSKCKLSFICPKIGVKSSR; via the coding sequence ATGAAAGCTCCAATCAATAAAATTGTTGAGACACTTAGAGAAATTTACCCTTCCTTGCAAGAGCCTATTGTTACAGAGGTTGCAAGAGAGGGTAACCCTTTTTTTGTTTTGATATCTACTATACTGAGTTTGCGCACAAAAGATAAAACAACAAAAGAAGCTACTCAAAGACTATTAAGTGTAGCAAAAACGCCAAATGAGATGCTTAAATTAACGCAAGAGCAAATTGCAAAACTCATTTATCCGGTAGGTTTTTACAATGTTAAAGCAAAAAACATACTTGAAGTATGTAAAATTCTGGTAGAAAAATACGACTCTAAAGTGCCAGATAGTCTTGAAGATTTGCTGGGTTTGCCAAATGTAGGAAGAAAAACGGCAAATCTTGTTTTATCAAAGGGTTTTAATATCCCTGCAATTTGTGTGGATATTCATGTTCATAGGATTTCTAATAGGTTGGGGATTGTAAAAACAAAAACACCAATTCAAACAGAATTTGAACTTATGAAAGTATTGCCAAAAAAGTACTGGATTGAGTATAACGATTTGCTTGTGCCTTTTGGTCAAAATATATGCACGCCAATATCGCCATTTTGCTCAAAGTGCAAGTTAAGTTTTATATGTCCTAAAATTGGCGTTAAAAGCTCAAGATGA
- a CDS encoding radical SAM protein gives MEFLFGPVPSRRLGLSLGINIIPHKTCNYNCVYCEVGKTTNLTNKRQSFYNIEDIKKDFVEHVDKVGKFDFITFSGSGEPTLNKDLGELIKFVKSFNKAKIAVLTNGSLLYDQEVRRELYEADVVIPSLDAAIESTFKRINQPHKELNLKNIIEGLKLFTQEFSGEVWLEIVFAKGINDKKQDIEALIKAIEYIKPKKVQIGTIERPPAFNGVQKLSNDELMSIYMALKDYNVELIKPFADKNVNFDEFLEKSIIKMISIRPCSIEELSDVFDAKNEDVDNIVTRLINEKKAFKKTFGNKEFISARK, from the coding sequence TTGGAGTTTTTATTTGGACCGGTGCCATCAAGAAGGTTAGGCTTAAGCCTTGGGATAAATATAATACCTCACAAAACCTGCAATTATAATTGTGTATATTGTGAGGTAGGAAAAACCACTAATTTGACAAACAAAAGGCAATCGTTTTACAATATTGAAGATATAAAAAAAGATTTTGTTGAGCATGTGGATAAAGTAGGAAAATTTGATTTTATAACCTTTTCTGGTAGTGGTGAGCCTACTTTAAACAAAGATTTAGGGGAGCTTATAAAGTTTGTAAAAAGCTTTAATAAAGCAAAAATTGCTGTTTTGACAAATGGTAGTTTGCTTTATGATCAAGAGGTAAGACGAGAGCTTTATGAAGCTGATGTTGTAATACCAAGTTTGGATGCAGCCATAGAATCCACTTTTAAACGTATCAATCAACCACATAAAGAACTTAACTTAAAAAATATTATAGAAGGTTTAAAATTGTTTACACAAGAATTTAGCGGGGAAGTGTGGCTTGAAATTGTTTTCGCAAAAGGTATAAATGACAAGAAACAGGATATTGAAGCGCTAATTAAAGCTATTGAGTATATTAAGCCAAAAAAAGTACAAATAGGTACAATTGAAAGACCTCCAGCGTTCAATGGTGTACAAAAACTATCAAACGATGAGTTGATGAGTATTTATATGGCTTTGAAAGACTACAATGTTGAGCTTATAAAACCTTTTGCAGATAAAAATGTAAACTTTGATGAATTTTTGGAAAAATCTATAATAAAAATGATAAGCATAAGGCCATGCTCAATAGAAGAGCTTTCAGACGTATTTGATGCTAAAAATGAAGATGTTGATAATATAGTTACAAGGTTAATTAATGAAAAAAAAGCATTTAAAAAAACATTTGGTAATAAAGAATTTATAAGCGCAAGGAAGTAA
- a CDS encoding cation diffusion facilitator family transporter: protein MNQASADYKKESKKVINKLLIASTFINLALTIIKYVLGKWIGNVALQADALHSSLDVLSSVIVFSAMFFSYIKSEKFPFGLYKLENIASSFVSLLIILTAFEIGYSLFEKREPVHTSVLNQIIVAIVLFFIVILMYLYSKYEKKIGTQYSSSGLVSDAEHIKSDLFSIFIIICSIIFSIFGLNIDKYVAIVIVVMILHSGFELLKNSTLALLDINVDKKTIEAIKQEISQFEHVNEITSIKGRKSGRFMLLEIIVKLDIASFEEAHKLSSQIEQRIYEKFPNVDNVIVHYEPIEKKIVKICIPQTKNEQISEDFSNSNSFLIIDYDLSRKKILNKQQKPNDFLELKEKKGIQIALYLVKEGVDIIVTTKHIENTGPYFVFKTHNKKFYVVENVQIDNLEELLKNISNKIYVKQTGEET from the coding sequence GTGAATCAAGCGAGTGCAGACTATAAAAAAGAATCAAAAAAAGTAATAAATAAATTACTTATAGCTTCAACTTTTATAAATTTAGCACTAACAATCATTAAATATGTTCTAGGTAAATGGATTGGAAATGTTGCTTTACAGGCTGACGCACTTCACTCTAGTCTTGATGTGCTCTCCAGCGTTATTGTGTTTAGTGCGATGTTTTTTTCTTATATAAAAAGTGAAAAATTTCCATTTGGCTTGTATAAATTAGAGAATATAGCATCGAGTTTTGTTTCTCTACTTATTATATTGACTGCGTTTGAGATAGGCTATAGTCTATTTGAAAAACGCGAGCCAGTCCACACAAGTGTTTTAAATCAAATAATCGTTGCAATTGTACTATTTTTTATAGTTATTTTAATGTATTTATACAGTAAATATGAAAAAAAAATAGGTACACAATACTCATCAAGTGGTTTGGTTTCAGATGCCGAACATATTAAAAGTGATTTATTTTCAATTTTTATAATAATTTGTAGCATAATTTTTTCAATTTTCGGTTTGAATATAGATAAGTATGTAGCTATTGTAATTGTAGTTATGATATTGCATTCTGGTTTTGAATTGTTAAAAAATTCCACGCTTGCTTTGCTTGATATAAATGTTGATAAAAAGACAATAGAAGCTATAAAACAGGAAATTTCACAATTTGAACATGTCAATGAGATAACTTCCATTAAAGGTCGAAAAAGCGGACGTTTTATGCTTTTAGAAATTATTGTTAAGCTTGATATTGCAAGTTTTGAGGAAGCACATAAATTATCAAGCCAGATAGAACAGCGCATTTATGAAAAATTTCCAAATGTTGATAATGTTATAGTCCACTATGAACCAATTGAAAAAAAGATTGTAAAAATATGTATACCTCAAACAAAAAACGAACAGATATCAGAAGATTTCAGCAACAGCAATTCTTTTTTGATTATAGATTATGATTTATCAAGAAAAAAAATTTTAAATAAACAGCAAAAACCAAATGATTTTTTAGAGTTAAAAGAAAAAAAAGGTATTCAGATTGCTTTATATTTAGTAAAAGAAGGTGTGGATATTATTGTAACCACAAAGCATATTGAAAATACTGGTCCATATTTTGTTTTTAAAACGCATAATAAAAAATTTTATGTAGTTGAAAATGTACAAATTGACAATCTGGAAGAATTATTAAAAAACATTTCAAATAAAATATATGTTAAGCAAACAGGGGAGGAAACATAG
- the rpiB gene encoding ribose 5-phosphate isomerase B translates to MIIIGSDHAGFAMKEAIKEYLAGLNYLVEDVGTFNEDSVDYPDFAKKVAKKVQDSDNLGILICGTGIGMSISANRFVGIRCALCHDAYTAEFARKHNNANILAFGGRTTGLEIAKQMVYIFLNTSFEGGRHQRRVNKIDTEGEE, encoded by the coding sequence ATGATTATTATCGGGAGCGATCATGCGGGTTTTGCTATGAAAGAAGCTATTAAAGAATATTTAGCTGGTTTAAATTACCTTGTAGAAGATGTGGGCACATTTAATGAAGATTCAGTAGATTATCCCGATTTTGCAAAAAAAGTTGCAAAAAAGGTTCAAGATAGTGATAATCTAGGTATTCTTATCTGTGGAACAGGTATTGGTATGAGTATTAGTGCAAATCGTTTTGTGGGTATAAGATGTGCATTGTGTCATGATGCTTATACAGCAGAATTTGCACGCAAACATAACAATGCAAATATTTTAGCTTTTGGAGGAAGGACTACAGGTCTTGAGATAGCAAAACAAATGGTGTATATTTTTTTAAACACGTCTTTTGAAGGCGGAAGGCATCAAAGGCGTGTAAATAAAATTGATACGGAAGGTGAAGAATGA
- the glyA gene encoding serine hydroxymethyltransferase, with translation MNLKDSLKDADIELFEAIEKEKQRQNFSLEMIASENFVSRAVLEAQGSVLTNKYAEGYPAKRYYGGCEFVDIAEQLAIDRAKKLFGAEYVNVQPHSGSQANMAIYMAALQPGDRVLGMDLSNGGHLTHGSRVNFSGKLYLTFGYGVNPETGRIDYDEVAQIVDEFKPKLIVCGASAYPREIDFKKFREIADRVEAYVLADIAHIAGLVVAGLHQSPIPYCEFVTTTTHKTLRGPRGGMIMSKEFFGKAIDKTIFPGIQGGPLMHVIAAKAVCFKEALSPEFVEYQKQIVRNAKKLAQVLIENGFKLVSGGTDNHMILVDLTNKNVTGKEAEEALGQVGITVNKNTIPGETKSPFIASGIRIGTPALTTRGMKEQQIEIIGQLITDTLNNIGNEKVYNNIRQEVKKLCEEFPLHY, from the coding sequence ATGAATCTAAAAGACTCATTAAAAGACGCTGACATTGAACTTTTTGAGGCTATAGAAAAGGAAAAACAAAGACAAAATTTTTCTCTTGAAATGATTGCAAGCGAAAATTTTGTTTCAAGGGCAGTTTTGGAGGCACAGGGTTCAGTTTTAACAAATAAATATGCTGAAGGGTATCCAGCAAAACGTTATTACGGTGGATGTGAATTTGTTGATATTGCAGAACAACTTGCAATTGATAGGGCAAAAAAATTATTTGGTGCAGAGTATGTAAATGTCCAACCACATTCTGGATCTCAGGCTAACATGGCAATCTATATGGCAGCTCTCCAGCCAGGTGATAGGGTGCTTGGCATGGATTTAAGCAATGGTGGGCATCTTACGCACGGCTCAAGGGTAAATTTTTCTGGAAAATTGTACCTTACATTTGGATATGGAGTAAATCCTGAAACTGGTAGAATTGATTATGATGAAGTAGCTCAAATAGTTGATGAGTTCAAACCAAAACTCATTGTGTGTGGCGCCAGTGCTTATCCAAGGGAAATTGACTTTAAGAAATTCAGGGAAATTGCAGATAGAGTAGAAGCTTATGTTTTAGCAGATATTGCCCATATCGCAGGTCTTGTTGTGGCTGGTTTACATCAAAGTCCAATTCCTTATTGTGAATTTGTTACCACAACAACGCACAAAACTCTAAGGGGTCCAAGGGGTGGTATGATAATGTCTAAAGAGTTTTTTGGCAAAGCCATTGATAAAACAATTTTCCCTGGTATTCAAGGTGGACCGCTAATGCATGTCATAGCAGCAAAAGCAGTTTGCTTTAAAGAGGCGTTAAGCCCAGAGTTTGTTGAGTATCAAAAGCAAATCGTAAGAAACGCTAAAAAACTTGCGCAAGTTTTGATAGAAAACGGCTTTAAGCTCGTATCGGGCGGTACGGATAATCACATGATACTGGTTGATCTTACAAATAAAAACGTTACAGGTAAAGAGGCCGAAGAAGCGTTAGGTCAGGTAGGTATAACCGTAAATAAAAATACAATTCCTGGCGAAACAAAAAGTCCTTTTATTGCAAGTGGTATAAGGATTGGAACTCCAGCACTTACCACACGAGGTATGAAAGAACAGCAGATTGAAATCATAGGCCAGCTAATCACTGATACATTGAATAATATTGGCAATGAAAAAGTTTATAATAATATTAGACAAGAGGTGAAAAAACTCTGCGAAGAATTTCCTTTGCACTATTAA